The Anolis carolinensis isolate JA03-04 chromosome 2, rAnoCar3.1.pri, whole genome shotgun sequence genome has a window encoding:
- the gpr27 gene encoding probable G-protein coupled receptor 27, translating to MANATELGGSSSVPHLPGGLLSASGLKLASLGLILCLSLAGNGLCAWLILKERPLHRAPYYLLLDLCLADGLRSLACFPFVMLSVRSGAGTWPHGPLSCKVLAFLAVLFCFHAAFLLFCVGVTRYMAVAHHRFYAKRVTGWACLAVVCMVWTLSVAMAFPPVFDVGTYRFIREEEQCIFEHRYVKANDTLGFMLMLAAVVAATHLVYVKLLFFIHGHRKMKPAQLVPAISQNWTFHGPGATGQAAANWTAGFGRGPTPPTLVGIRQNTTHSQIKRLLVLEEFKTEKRICKMFYMITLLFLLLWSPYIVACYLRVFVKASAIPQVYLTTSVWMTFAQAGVNPILCFIFNRELRVCFRAHFLCCQSIQNTQGTLLCDLKNFGM from the coding sequence ATGGCGAACGCCACCGAGCTTGGCGGGAGCAGCAGTGTGCCCCACTTGCCCGGCGGCCTCCTGAGCGCCTCAGGCCTGAAGCTGGCCTCCCTGGGCCTGATCCTGTGCCTCAGCCTGGCAGGCAACGGTCTCTGCGCCTGGCTGATCCTCAAGGAGCGGCCCCTGCACCGGGCACCCTACTATCTACTGCTGGACCTGTGCCTGGCGGACGGACTGCGCTCGCTGGCCTGCTTCCCTTTCGTCATGCTCTCGGTGCGCAGCGGCGCCGGGACCTGGCCCCACGGGCCGCTCAGCTGCAAGGTGCTGGCCTTCCTGGCCGTGCTCTTCTGCTTCCACGCTGCCTTCTTGCTCTTCTGCGTGGGCGTCACCCGCTACATGGCCGTGGCCCACCACCGCTTCTACGCCAAGCGAGTTACAGGCTGGGCCTGCCTGGCGGTGGTCTGCATGGTCTGGACCCTCTCGGTGGCCATGGCCTTCCCGCCTGTCTTCGACGTGGGCACCTACCGCTTCATCCGGGAGGAGGAGCAGTGCATCTTCGAGCACCGCTACGTCAAGGCCAACGACACGCTGGGCTTCATGCTCATGCTGGCTGCTGTGGTGGCCGCCACCCACTTGGTCTATGTCAAGCTCCTCTTCTTCATCCACGGCCACCGCAAGATGAAGCCTGCCCAGTTGGTGCCGGCCATAAGCCAGAACTGGACCTTCCACGGGCCGGGGGCCACTGGGCAGGCGGCCGCCAACTGGACGGCCGGCTTTGGCCGTGGTCCCACCCCTCCCACCCTGGTGGGCATCCGCCAGAACACCACCCACAGCCAGATCAAGCGGCTGCTGGTCTTGGAGGAGTTCAAGACGGAGAAGCGGATCTGCAAGATGTTCTATATGATCACCCTGCTCTTCCTGCTGCTCTGGTCCCCTTACATTGTGGCCTGTTACTTGCGGGTCTTCGTCAAGGCCAGCGCCATCCCCCAGGTCTACCTGACCACCTCGGTCTGGATGACCTTTGCCCAGGCTGGGGTCAACCCCATCCTGTGCTTCATTTTCAACCGGGAGCTCAGGGTCTGCTTCAGAGCTCACTTCCTCTGCTGCCAAAGCATACAGAACACCCAAGGCACCCTTCTGTGCGATCTGAAGAATTTTGGGATGTAG